The Patagioenas fasciata isolate bPatFas1 chromosome 3, bPatFas1.hap1, whole genome shotgun sequence genome contains a region encoding:
- the MTFR2 gene encoding mitochondrial fission regulator 2 isoform X2 → MALVLDLLRRVLEYFGWPPDQAVFLESRLFGRSISHTIRTCLPSPIVSRRHFQQLYAVVRKCQVKVTSFYQKKEYGSTRSVVRRVGTILSLKPSPRPYFQLVQDPSPLSYHERSRVPAPVAPSLADVLWVANDEGQAYARLRTELWRKEKSTAYFDLPPSVGAIKSVPKNITQKDSLVDQVALQKISALEDELTFLRTQIAAIVSAQTLGSVPSLFKTFSTPDGFYPVPAMTSTPLSVSHNQFVIPSPPPLPSGAPSGVGASNSAIELIKQRRATRNSGSTAADSADPQRTTTVPSMMDVLKDLNKVQLRATERSPGGTPLSRPKKRQSSGWDPVAVLTLALKQKFAHRDDGDDSLDKENQSFESSPFSSPEIPLVGRCSLKPNAKSSLIRTDEVNQLSTWKVRAHI, encoded by the exons ATGGCGCTGGTGCTGGATCTCCTCAGGCGGGTGCTGGAGTACTTCGGCTGGCCGCCCGACCAG GCTGTATTTTTGGAAAGTCGCTTATTCGGCAGGAGCATCAGTCATACAATCAGAACGTGCCTTCCTTCACCAATTGTGTCAAGAAGGCATTTCCAGCAGTTGTATGCAGTCGTAAGGAAGTGTCAAGTCAAG GTCACATCTTTTTACCAAAAGAAGGAATATGGATCTACTCGAAGTGTTGTCCGTAGAGTTGGGACAATTCTTTCCTTAAAGCCCTCCCCAAGACCTTATTTTCAA ctTGTTCAAGACCCGAGTCCATTGAGTTATCATGAACGAAGTAGAGTTCCAGCTCCTGTAGCCCCATCACTTGCTGATGTCCTGTGGGTGGCAAATGATGAGGGACAAGCATATGCTAGACTTAG GACTGAAttatggagaaaagaaaaaagtacagcTTATTTTGACCTACCTCCATCTGTAGGTGCAATAAAAAGTGTTCCAAAAAACATTACACAAAAGGACAGCCTTGTTGATCAAGTAGCCCTTCAGAAGATTTCTGCACTTGAAGATGAGCTGACCTTTCTTCGCACGCAGATTGCTGCGATCGTTTCAGCACAGACATTGGGAAGCGTTCCCTCAC TCTTTAAAACATTCAGCACTCCAGATGGATTTTACCCAGTGCCAGCCATGACTTCTACGCCATTGTCTGTGTCTCACAATCAGTTTGTAATCCCCTCACCTCCTCCGCTTCCTTCTGGTGCACCATCTGGTGTTGGTGCTAGTAATTCGGCAATTGAACTTATAAAACAACGTCGCGCTACAAGAAACAGTGGTTCAACTGCAGCCGATAGTGCTGATCCCCAGAGGACAACGACTGTTCCTAGTATGATGGATGTTTTGAAAGACCTAAACAAAGTTCAGCTGAGAGCTACTGAGAG gtCACCCGGAGGTACTCCTCTTTCTAGACCCAAAAAGAGGCAAAGTTCAGGTTGGGATCCAGTTGCTGTACTAACTCTTGCactaaagcagaaatttgcacatAGAGATGATGGTGATGATTCCCTGGACAAAGAAAATCAATCTTTTGAAAGCTCCCCATTTTCTAGTCCAGAGATCCCACTG GTTGGACGTTGCAGTCTGAAGCCAAATGCAAAATCGAGCCTTATAAGAACTGATGAAGTTAATCAGCTATCAACGTGGAAAGTGAGAGCTCATATTTAA
- the MTFR2 gene encoding mitochondrial fission regulator 2 isoform X1, which yields MALVLDLLRRVLEYFGWPPDQAVFLESRLFGRSISHTIRTCLPSPIVSRRHFQQLYAVVRKCQVKVTSFYQKKEYGSTRSVVRRVGTILSLKPSPRPYFQLVQDPSPLSYHERSRVPAPVAPSLADVLWVANDEGQAYARLRTELWRKEKSTAYFDLPPSVGAIKSVPKNITQKDSLVDQVALQKISALEDELTFLRTQIAAIVSAQTLGSVPSQVFKTFSTPDGFYPVPAMTSTPLSVSHNQFVIPSPPPLPSGAPSGVGASNSAIELIKQRRATRNSGSTAADSADPQRTTTVPSMMDVLKDLNKVQLRATERSPGGTPLSRPKKRQSSGWDPVAVLTLALKQKFAHRDDGDDSLDKENQSFESSPFSSPEIPLVGRCSLKPNAKSSLIRTDEVNQLSTWKVRAHI from the exons ATGGCGCTGGTGCTGGATCTCCTCAGGCGGGTGCTGGAGTACTTCGGCTGGCCGCCCGACCAG GCTGTATTTTTGGAAAGTCGCTTATTCGGCAGGAGCATCAGTCATACAATCAGAACGTGCCTTCCTTCACCAATTGTGTCAAGAAGGCATTTCCAGCAGTTGTATGCAGTCGTAAGGAAGTGTCAAGTCAAG GTCACATCTTTTTACCAAAAGAAGGAATATGGATCTACTCGAAGTGTTGTCCGTAGAGTTGGGACAATTCTTTCCTTAAAGCCCTCCCCAAGACCTTATTTTCAA ctTGTTCAAGACCCGAGTCCATTGAGTTATCATGAACGAAGTAGAGTTCCAGCTCCTGTAGCCCCATCACTTGCTGATGTCCTGTGGGTGGCAAATGATGAGGGACAAGCATATGCTAGACTTAG GACTGAAttatggagaaaagaaaaaagtacagcTTATTTTGACCTACCTCCATCTGTAGGTGCAATAAAAAGTGTTCCAAAAAACATTACACAAAAGGACAGCCTTGTTGATCAAGTAGCCCTTCAGAAGATTTCTGCACTTGAAGATGAGCTGACCTTTCTTCGCACGCAGATTGCTGCGATCGTTTCAGCACAGACATTGGGAAGCGTTCCCTCAC AAGTCTTTAAAACATTCAGCACTCCAGATGGATTTTACCCAGTGCCAGCCATGACTTCTACGCCATTGTCTGTGTCTCACAATCAGTTTGTAATCCCCTCACCTCCTCCGCTTCCTTCTGGTGCACCATCTGGTGTTGGTGCTAGTAATTCGGCAATTGAACTTATAAAACAACGTCGCGCTACAAGAAACAGTGGTTCAACTGCAGCCGATAGTGCTGATCCCCAGAGGACAACGACTGTTCCTAGTATGATGGATGTTTTGAAAGACCTAAACAAAGTTCAGCTGAGAGCTACTGAGAG gtCACCCGGAGGTACTCCTCTTTCTAGACCCAAAAAGAGGCAAAGTTCAGGTTGGGATCCAGTTGCTGTACTAACTCTTGCactaaagcagaaatttgcacatAGAGATGATGGTGATGATTCCCTGGACAAAGAAAATCAATCTTTTGAAAGCTCCCCATTTTCTAGTCCAGAGATCCCACTG GTTGGACGTTGCAGTCTGAAGCCAAATGCAAAATCGAGCCTTATAAGAACTGATGAAGTTAATCAGCTATCAACGTGGAAAGTGAGAGCTCATATTTAA